Proteins from one Suncus etruscus isolate mSunEtr1 chromosome 3, mSunEtr1.pri.cur, whole genome shotgun sequence genomic window:
- the TXNDC2 gene encoding thioredoxin domain-containing protein 2 yields MEIDKDPEMESDNAGVPEELEKRSNKQEETNQSGTNGSVQPCDSSGLGSSPYPKEGPFVHEISHEQPTPVEEPQDPQPEEKGLPKQGNVLKYPVKAIQFKLENNSGFPAKTYHLTPADSPNFSEKPSSSKRITIPNFSEKLITFQQTDTNTSAKPTPLKFVDTSKSSAKPFLFKLPGAPKFSEKTVSFQQTDAPNTSTKPNPLKLAGTSKFSAIPTSPKLADILKSAKPASPKQVNTFSSPEKKILLKQPDIPSSSAKPGPSQISPKHTLPTILGNLFSAANQLSPKPSSIPESSEETMASKQNESPNYLGKTPTQGDIVKVAEDAKQGSLSTSSEAAMPSKKGDTSQPSSNAPSPKQRDRLQAFTKPIIPKQGNISMSSEDAFKPKHGDIPKVLAKPSMPKPSEKTISSKPADLLKAYTKPMVPKKQGNIPKSEEAFLPKLGDSAKNSFPKQDSTFKSSEESTLLKQEGTPKLSEEVSLPNEEDTSKSSEGSNLPNEEDTSKSSEESNLPNQEDTLKSSKDSNLLKQEDTLKLSKEIVQSTESNIFKKKDSDTFLDSRQANVREILSKEDFQLALREAGEKLVAVDFSAQWCGPCRLMKPLFHALSVKHDDVVFLEVDVDHCEELAQEEAIFAIPAFRFYKNEQMVEEFGGAVKDKLESTIEKLK; encoded by the exons ATGGAGATAGACAAGGATCCAGAAATGGAAAGTGATAATGCTGGAGTCCCAGAAGAACTGGAAAAAAGGTCCAATAAGCAAGAAGAAACAAATCAAAGTGGCACTAATG GTTCTGTTCAGCCATGTGACTCATCTGGTCTTGGATCCAGCCCCTATCCAAAAGAAGGCCCTTTTGTCCATGAGATCAGCCACGAACAGCCCACACCAGTGGAGGAGCCTCAAGACCCACAGCCTGAAGAAAAGGGCCTTCCTAAACAGGGGAATGTCTTGAAGTATCCAGTAAAAGCCATTCAATTCAAACTAGAAAACAACTCTGGATTCCCAGCAAAAACTTACCACCTCACGCCAGCTGATAGCCCCAACTTTTCAGAAAAACCTAGTTCCTCCAAAAGAATTACCATCCCCAACTTTTCAGAAAAACTTATCACCTTCCAGCAAACTGATACCAACACCTCAGCAAAACCTACTCCTTTAAAGTTCGTTGACACTTCCAAATCCTCAGCAAAGCCTTTCCTCTTCAAGCTACCTGGCGCCcccaaattttcagaaaaaacCGTCTCCTTTCAGCAAACTGATGCCCCCAACACCTCAACAAAACCTAACCCCTTAAAACTAGCTGGCACTTCCAAATTCTCGGCAATACCCACCTCTCCGAAGCTAGCTGACATTCTCAAATCAGCAAAGCCAGCTTCCCCCAAGCAGGTTAACACGTTTAGTTCCCCAGAAAAAAAGATCCTCCTCAAGCAACCTGACATCCCAAGTTCCTCAGCAAAACCCGGCCCAtcccaaatctcaccaaaacatACTCTTCCCACCATTCTGGGCAATCTCTTCTCTGCAGCAAAccaattgtcccccaagcctagcAGCATCCCTGAATCTTCTGAAGAGACTATGGCATCCAAACAGAATGAATCCCCCAACTACTTAGGAAAAACCCCCACACAGGGCGACATTGTCAAGGTTGCAGAAGATGCTAAGCAGGGTAGCCTCTCCACATCCTCAGAGGCAGCTATGCCCTCTAAGAAGGGCGACACTTCTCAGCCTTCTAGCAATGCTCCGTCACCTAAGCAGAGAGACCGTCTGCAAGCCTTCACCAAGCCCATCATCCCCAAGCAGGGTAACATCTCCATGTCTTCAGAAGATGCCTTCAAGCCCAAGCATGGAGATATCCCAAAAGTCTTAGCAAAACCCAGCATGCCCAAGCCCTCAGAAAAGACCATCTCCTCTAAACCAGCGGACCTTTTGAAAGCTTACACCAAGCCTATGGTCCCCAAGAAGCAAGGCAACATCCCCAAATCAGAAGAAGCCTTCCTGCCCAAGCTGGGTGACTCTGCAAAAAATTCCTTCCCTAAGCAGGACAGCACCTTTAAATCCTCAGAGGAATCCACCCTGCTTAAGCAAGAGGGCACCCCCAAACTTTCAGAAGAAGTCAGCCTGCCCAACGAAGAGGACACGTCCAAATCCTCAGAAGGATCCAACCTGCCCAACGAAGAGGACACCTCCAAATCCTCAGAAGAATCCAACCTACCAAACCAAGAGGACACTCTCAAATCCTCAAAGGATTCCAACCTGCTCAAGCAGGAGGACACCCTCAAACTCTCAAAAGAAATTGTCCAGTCTACAGAGAGTaacattttcaagaaaaaagACTCAGACACCTTCCTGGACTCCCGCCAGGCCAATGTCAGAGAGATTCTGAGCAAGGAAGACTTCCAGCTGGCGCTCAGGGAGGCTGGGGAGAAGCTGGTGGCTGTAGATTTCTCGGCCCAGTGGTGTGGGCCTTGCAGGCTCATGAAACCCCTTTTCCATGCCCTGTCTGTGAAGCATGATGATGTGGTGTTTCTGGAAGTGGACGTAGATCATTGCGAAGAGTTGGCCCAAGAGGAGGCCATCTTTGCCATCCCTGCTTTTCGATTTTACAAAAATGAGCAAATGGTGGAGGAATTTGGGGGTGCCGTTAAAGACAAACTGGAATCCACTattgaaaaattaaagtaa